The Bosea sp. 685 DNA window TTCGCCTGCCGCCAGGGACGACAGCGAAAGCCACGATCTGTTGCAGGACCAGGAGACGAGCACGGCGGCGAGCGCCGTGCACTGAAAGACAATTGCGACGTGATCACCGGGCCGACAGAGCCTGGATCAAGAGAGTTCTGGAGGAAATAGTGCAGCTTCGAACAACAGCACGGCTTCTGCCGCTGCTTGCGCCGGTGCATCTGCTCATCCTGAGCGTGATCGTGCTGCCGTCGCTTTATGTGGTCTGGCTCAGCCTGAACATGTCGAGCTTCGGCCAGGCGCCGAGCTTTGTCGGGCTGCAGAACTATGTTCGCGTCCTCACCGATCCGGCCTTTCACCGCGCCTTGCTGAACACGGTCGTGCTCGTCGTCGTCGCCGTCCATCTCGAACTCGCGATCGGGCTCGGCATGGCGCTGCTGTTCGCCAGCGGCCTGCCGTTTCGCCGCTTCCTGCTCGTCGCGGTGCTGGCGCCTTACGCGGTGAGCGAGGTCACCGCCGTGGTGATGTGGCGCTTCCTGTTCGATCCCGATGCCGGGCCGATCACGCTGGCGCTGCGCGCGCTCAACCTGCCGACGCTGGATTGGTCGTTCGAGCCGTCGCATGCGATGACGCTGATCGGGCTGCTGACGATCTGGCTGCACCTGCCCTTCACCTTCGTCATCGTCTACGCGGCGCGCCTGGCCATCCCCGCCGAACTTTACGAAGCCGCCAGGATCGACGGCGCGACGCGCTGGCAGGCCTTTCGGCGCGTGACGCTGCCATTGCTTGCGCCGGCGATGCTGATCGCGCTGCTGTTTCGCTACATCTTCGCCTTCCGCCTGTTCTCGGAGGCCTGGCTGCTGACGAAGGGGGGCCCGGCGCGCTCGACCGAGGTCGTGGCGATCTATCTCTACCAGGAGGCCTTCAGCTTCAACGCCTTCGGCCCGGCCGCCGCGACCGCCTGGATCATGGTCGTGATCTCGCTCTTGCTGGCGGGGGTTTATGTCTTCCTGCTCAGGCGGGGAGGGCTGGCTCATGCGCACTGATGCTTTGCGCACCGATTCCTGGCGCACTGCTTCCTGGCGCACTGAGCGCTGGCTCATCGGGCTCGGCAAGGCGGTCGCGGTCGCAGCGATCCTGCTCTGGTCGCTGTTCCCGATCCTGTTCATCGCCGTCTCCTCGGTGAAGCCGGGGCAGGACATCTTCGCGGTGCCGCCGAAATGGCTCTTCACCCCGACGCTGAAGCATTATGTCGAGCTCTGGCGGTCCTGGGGCGTCTTCTTCGACGCCTTACTGAACAGCCTGCTGATCACGGTCGGCGCGACGCTGCTCGCGATCGTCGCCAGCACCTGCGCGGGCTATGTCTATTCCCGTCATTCCGGGCGCTGGTTCGGCGCCAGCATCGCCGGGCTGATCATCGTGCGCCTGATCCCGCCGATCGTGGTGACGCTGCCGCTGTTCCCGATCGTCAACGCGCTCGGCCTCAACGACACGCATCTCGTGCTGATCCTGCTCTATGCGACCTTCTTCGTGTCGCTCGGCACGGTGCTGATGCGCACCTTCATGGACCAGATCCCGCGCGAGCTCGACGAGGCG harbors:
- a CDS encoding sugar ABC transporter permease — encoded protein: MQLRTTARLLPLLAPVHLLILSVIVLPSLYVVWLSLNMSSFGQAPSFVGLQNYVRVLTDPAFHRALLNTVVLVVVAVHLELAIGLGMALLFASGLPFRRFLLVAVLAPYAVSEVTAVVMWRFLFDPDAGPITLALRALNLPTLDWSFEPSHAMTLIGLLTIWLHLPFTFVIVYAARLAIPAELYEAARIDGATRWQAFRRVTLPLLAPAMLIALLFRYIFAFRLFSEAWLLTKGGPARSTEVVAIYLYQEAFSFNAFGPAAATAWIMVVISLLLAGVYVFLLRRGGLAHAH
- a CDS encoding carbohydrate ABC transporter permease; the protein is MRTDALRTDSWRTASWRTERWLIGLGKAVAVAAILLWSLFPILFIAVSSVKPGQDIFAVPPKWLFTPTLKHYVELWRSWGVFFDALLNSLLITVGATLLAIVASTCAGYVYSRHSGRWFGASIAGLIIVRLIPPIVVTLPLFPIVNALGLNDTHLVLILLYATFFVSLGTVLMRTFMDQIPRELDEAAAIDGASRLTILRKVIVPLAMPGVLAVAVFVIVFSWNEFLFAFVFTATRAKTAPLVISEMIGSIDGVDWGILFAASTVQLVPVLLFVVFMNRYLVAGLTAGSTKG